In one window of Nerophis ophidion isolate RoL-2023_Sa linkage group LG05, RoL_Noph_v1.0, whole genome shotgun sequence DNA:
- the gpr63 gene encoding probable G-protein coupled receptor 63: protein MGHLKFSTTSRENILMANNSLGFQVPPTQAKPTVVSPESLNGISLSLRVFFCFVMVAIWLFALLGNMVVCLMVYQRSAMRSAINLLLASLAFADMMLAILNMPFTLVAVMTTNWIFGEVFCHVSAMLFWFFVMEGVAILLIIIIDRFLIIVQKQDKISPQRAKILILVTWVLAFIFSFPLAVGSPRLQIPPRAPQCVFGYSTEPGYHTYVLILMLVFFFIPFMVMLYTFMGILNSIRHNTARIHSHPDGMCLTQASKLGLLSLQKPFQTNIDMSFKTRAFATILILFSVFTVCWAPFTAYSLVSTFDNGFYHKDSFFQVSTWVLWLCYLKSALNPLIYYWRIKKFRDACRDLIPKYFKFLPQLRGNTKRRIQPSAVYICEGH from the coding sequence ATGGGTCACCTGAAGTTTTCCACAACGTCCAGAGAGAACATCCTCATGGCAAACAATTCTCTGGGCTTCCAGGTTCCTCCAACTCAGGCGAAGCCAACAGTCGTGTCCCCAGAGAGCCTTAACGGCATTAGTCTATCCCTGCGGGTGTTCTTCTGCTTTGTTATGGTTGCCATTTGGTTATTCGCCCTGTTGGGGAACATGGTTGTTTGCCTGATGGTCTACCAGAGATCTGCTATGCGCTCGGCTATTAACCTCCTTTTAGCGAGCCTGGCGTTTGCAGACATGATGCTTGCCATTCTTAACATGCCATTCACACTGGTTGCTGTCATGACTACCAACTGGATTTTTGGAGAGGTTTTTTGTCACGTTTCAGCTATGTTGTTTTGGTTCTTTGTGATGGAAGGAGTGGCTATTCTGCTTATAATAATCATAGATCGCTTTCTTATTATTGTCCAAAAGCAAGATAAGATAAGTCCACAGAGAGCGAAAATACTAATTTTGGTCACATGGGTACTTGCTTTCATTTTCTCCTTTCCTCTCGCAGTTGGTTCTCCTCGCCTACAAATCCCTCCCAGAGCCCCTCAGTGTGTTTTTGGCTACAGCACTGAACCCGGTTACCACACCTATGTGTTGATATTAATGCTTGTCTTTTTCTTTATACCTTTCATGGTCATGTTGTACACCTTCATGGGGATCTTGAACTCCATCCGGCACAATACTGCTCGCATCCACAGTCATCCGGACGGCATGTGCCTGACCCAGGCCAGCAAACTCGGCCTGTTAAGCCTCCAGAAGCCATTCCAGACGAACATAGACATGAGTTTTAAGACCCGTGCCTTTGCCACGATCCTCATTCTTTTTTCTGTGTTTACAGTGTGCTGGGCACCCTTCACCGCCTACAGTTTGGTGTCTACTTTCGACAATGGGTTCTACCACAAAGACAGCTTTTTTCAAGTCAGCACGTGGGTGCTGTGGTTGTGCTATCTAAAGTCTGCCCTCAACCCTCTCATTTACTACTGGCGCATCAAAAAGTTTCGCGACGCCTGTCGTGATCTTATACCAAAGTACTTTAAGTTTCTTCCTCAACTGCGAGGCAACACAAAGAGGCGCATCCAACCGAGCGCAGTGTACATTTGCGAAGGCCACTGA